The genome window TGTTCCAAAGAGCTGGCTTGTTCCTCGGTACGCTGCGAAAGATCTTGATTCCCTGCCGCTATTTCCGTAGTGGCGCTAGCAATGGAATCACTGCTTTCCTTGATGAGGGTAATGACATCAAACATGTTTCCGACCAACGCATTGACGCTGGAGCAGAGCTGTTCAATCACGCCTGTTTTACCTTCCATGGGAATATTTCGAGTAAGATTTCCGTCCATGGCGGCTCCGACAACCTCCTTAGTCTGTTCTACAGCCAATTTCATCGCTTGAGCGGTTTTGACCTGTTCGGTGATGTCGGTAGCATATTTAACGACCTTGAACGGTTTTCCGTTCATGTCCATGATCGGGTTATAGGAGGCTTGAATCCAAACTTCCTTTCCTCCCTTGCCGATGCGCTTATACTGGCTTGCGTCATATTCTCCACGCCCCAGTTTTTCCCAAAACTGGCGATATTCCAGACTCTCGCTATAATCCGGATCTACGAAAATACGGTGATGCAGTCCCTTCACTTCATCCAGCCTGTAGCCGAGGGGATTGAGGAAGTTTTCATTGGCATAAAGAATCTTGCCATCCAGCGAAAACTCGATGACTCCCATAGCCTTACTGATAGCAGCCAATTGTCCTTTAAAATCGGCGTTGAGCTGTTGCTGTTCGGTAATATCGGTGGCATATTTAACGATTTTGAAAGGTTTGCCGTTTATATCGGCGATCGGGTTATAGGACGCTTGAAGCCAAACCTCCATCCCTCCCTTGCCGATACGTTTGTACTGCCCCGCATCGTATTCACCGCGCCCAAGCTTCTCCCAGAATCGGCGATATTCCTGACTCTCGCGATAATCCGGATCCACGAATATACGGTGATGCCGGCCTTTAATTTCATCGAGCGTATAACCGCCGAGCGTATTCAGAAAGTTCTGGTTTGCATTGATAACCGTACCGTCCAGAGAAAATTCTATTACAGCCATCACTTTATTGATCGCGGCGACTTGCCCCGTCATATCTTGCATTAAGGTCTGTTCTGCAGCTTTCCGAGAAGCATCCCTTTCGCCAAAAATAGATCGTAGAACTCCCATTTACTTTCCTTTCATTACTATTGCAAAACAATCAAAAAACCTAAAAATTAAATATGACTGCTCAAGACTTATCCTTGGTCGTCAGTTGACCAGCTCCATATCGCGACTCATGACAAGTTCTTCGAGATCGACAAGGATAAGTATACGATCCTCGACTATCCCAACGCCAGTAACGTAATTAGTATCAATGCTGGAATCGAACTCTGGAGCGGGTTTGATCTGAGTGGCGCCGAGGGCAATCACATCGGAAACTCCGTCTACCGCTATGCCGACAATCCGGCCGGCCACGCCGATAATGATCACCACAGTGAGGTCATTGTACTCTACCTTAGCAAGATTGAATTTGATACGCATATCGATAATTGGCACGATAAGGCCGCGCAGCCTAACAATACCTTTAATGAACTCCGGCGTATCGACCAACCTGGTTACGGCGTCGTAGCCGCGTATTTCCTGAACATTGAGGATAGGCATGCCATATTCTTCCCTACCAAGCGTGAAAGTCAGATATTCGTTGGTGTGGGATGGTAATAAAGGTGATGATTCTTGGTTCATAGCTGATAACTCTTTTTTCAAGGCCTGCGTCTTATGAAAAAGCGCTCTGCGCCATAGTCAACCTGGTTCGTTAGCGATGCGCGAGGAGGCGCGTATTTCCACGCGGCACTGTCTTATAACTGTCATATTTTCGTTGACGCCATTCTAACGCTGAAATTGATAAAATTCGCGAAGCCTCTGCAAAATGTAATACTTTGTAAGATTGAACAGCCTGGGGCGCCGCGATTTAATCAAAAACGCAGATCAAATAAACGCATAATCAAATAGTTACCATTCTTTTTTTGTGGCAAAAAACGGACAACCGGTTCACTAGATGAAACAAGTGTCCTTTGCTGCGTTGGCTAAAATGAACAAGAAGCGCAAAATCGAGCACGAACGTTTTCTGGATGAAATGAAAGCGGTCGTGCCTTGGCCAATTCTGACTGTCCTGATTGAACCCCACTATCCCAAGGCAGACAAAGGACGCCACCCACGGGACCTGGAAACAATGCTGCGCATCTATTTCATGCAGCGGTGGTTTGCACTCTCCGATCCAGGCATGGAGGATGCGTTCTACGATGTGCCTTACATGCGAGCTTTTGTCCGGATGGACTTGCTTGATGAATCAATGCCGGATGAAACAACGATTCTAAACTTCCGTATGACTCTTTTGCGCTCTTGGGGCTCATATCGCGGTTGCCGCGCAAACCTGCCGCCTGACGGCCGGACGGGGGCGGCGGCAGTTGTGACGATTAGCGCCAAGCGCCAAATAACCTGGCTGATCGCATTACCAAACGAAGAAGTCCCTGCACAGCAATCAACCCAACGGCAAAACCGCCGATGAACAAAATCGACTGATATTGCTCATTCAATTCAGATAGATAACGGCCTAAAAAATAACCTGCGATGACCGCGATTCCGACCTTGGCGCGTCTGATGAATTCAGGCAGATGATGATTAACGGATATTTTGTTTTG of Candidatus Methylospira mobilis contains these proteins:
- a CDS encoding chemotaxis protein CheW, which codes for MNQESSPLLPSHTNEYLTFTLGREEYGMPILNVQEIRGYDAVTRLVDTPEFIKGIVRLRGLIVPIIDMRIKFNLAKVEYNDLTVVIIIGVAGRIVGIAVDGVSDVIALGATQIKPAPEFDSSIDTNYVTGVGIVEDRILILVDLEELVMSRDMELVN